From Chryseobacterium shandongense, the proteins below share one genomic window:
- the ruvA gene encoding Holliday junction branch migration protein RuvA: MIFSLQGIVQELTPTYAVINVQGVGYYVGISLMTSQTLITNKETFLYIQQIIREDAHLLFGFKTRSEKEMFNLLISVNGVGAVSALILLSTLSLDEIASAILSRNSALIQKAKGIGAKTAERIIVDLKDKVQKFSDPEQNISTLANNKVKEESLSALEVLGIPKRMSEKLADKIIKQNPEISTEELVKQILKNI, encoded by the coding sequence ATGATATTTTCACTACAAGGCATAGTTCAGGAACTTACGCCTACCTACGCAGTGATCAATGTCCAGGGCGTTGGTTACTATGTAGGGATAAGTTTAATGACTTCACAAACCCTTATCACAAATAAGGAAACCTTTCTGTATATTCAGCAGATTATCCGGGAAGACGCTCATTTGCTGTTCGGCTTTAAAACCAGATCGGAAAAAGAGATGTTTAATTTGTTAATAAGTGTTAACGGAGTAGGTGCGGTATCTGCACTTATTTTACTTTCTACTTTAAGCCTTGATGAGATTGCTTCTGCCATCCTTTCAAGGAACAGTGCACTTATCCAAAAAGCCAAAGGTATAGGCGCCAAAACCGCTGAAAGAATTATTGTTGACCTTAAAGATAAAGTCCAGAAATTCAGCGATCCGGAACAAAATATTTCTACCCTTGCAAATAATAAAGTGAAGGAAGAATCGTTATCTGCATTAGAAGTTTTGGGAATTCCGAAAAGGATGAGCGAGAAGCTTGCAGACAAAATCATCAAGCAGAATCCGGAGATTTCAACCGAAGAACTGGTAAAACAAATTTTAAAAAACATTTAA
- a CDS encoding NADP-dependent malic enzyme, with protein sequence MSSKTHRDEKNFNQAALDYHKAEPKGKIEVIPSKPHSSQRDLSLAYSPGVAVPCMEIHDKPETVYDYTGKGNLVAVISNGTAVLGLGDIGAEASKPVMEGKGLLFKIFADINVFDIEINEKDPDKFIEIVKGIAPTFGGINLEDIKAPEAFYIEQRLKEELNIPLMHDDQHGTAIISAAALINSLKIANKKIEEVKMVVNGAGAAAIACTNLYISLGLKRENVLMCDSKGVINHKRENLTSEKLDFIAQTDIDTLEDAVKGSDVFVGLSKGNVMTPEMLLSMNENPIVFALANPDPEIAYDLAIETRKDVIMATGRSDYPNQVNNVLGFPYIFRGALDVQAKTINEAMKLAAVHAIADLAKEPVPEAVILAYNLQNLHFGREYFIPKPFDNRLITKVSSAVARAAVESGVARKTMTDFDEYENSLLDRMGRDEKLVRMMQNRAKANPKRITLGNAEEYNVLKAAQILYEEGIAYPILLGSKKYIKEQMERFGIDLDVPIIDPSDDDQKENRKKYRETLWKLRQRKGMNEYKAKRFVRQRDYFGPLMLRHGDTDGLIVGFSKNYVSTLRPVLEVIEKDKGVDKVAAMMMILSEKKPIFFADTSINQNPTAEDLVNIAKMAEFTVKSFAIEPRIAMLGFENFAAISETSKKVAKAVSILHEKYPKMVVDGEIQPDFAMNSDHLSDYPFSKLGTTPANTFIFPNLESANLSYKIIRGMKVAQVIGPILMGLKQPVHVLQMRSSVDEIVNLATIAVLDAQRREKKDKK encoded by the coding sequence ATGTCAAGTAAAACCCACCGCGACGAAAAGAACTTTAATCAGGCCGCGTTAGACTACCATAAAGCCGAACCTAAAGGAAAAATCGAAGTGATTCCTTCAAAACCGCACTCCTCACAGAGAGATCTGTCATTGGCTTACTCACCGGGGGTTGCTGTTCCCTGCATGGAAATCCATGATAAGCCGGAAACGGTTTACGATTACACGGGAAAAGGGAACCTCGTAGCCGTTATTTCAAACGGTACAGCAGTTCTGGGATTAGGAGATATCGGTGCAGAAGCTTCAAAACCGGTAATGGAAGGAAAAGGTCTTTTGTTCAAAATTTTTGCAGACATCAATGTCTTTGATATAGAGATCAACGAAAAAGATCCCGACAAATTTATAGAAATCGTGAAAGGAATTGCTCCTACTTTCGGAGGAATAAATCTTGAAGATATCAAAGCTCCGGAAGCATTTTATATCGAGCAGCGATTAAAAGAAGAGCTGAATATTCCACTAATGCATGATGACCAGCACGGAACAGCCATTATCTCGGCAGCAGCTTTAATAAACTCTTTAAAAATAGCCAATAAGAAAATTGAAGAAGTAAAAATGGTCGTAAACGGGGCTGGTGCAGCTGCTATTGCATGTACCAATCTCTATATTTCTTTAGGCTTAAAAAGAGAAAATGTCCTGATGTGTGACAGTAAAGGCGTGATCAATCATAAAAGAGAGAATCTTACTTCTGAGAAATTAGACTTTATTGCTCAAACCGATATCGATACTCTGGAAGATGCGGTGAAGGGATCTGATGTTTTCGTAGGTTTGTCTAAAGGAAATGTAATGACTCCTGAAATGCTTTTGAGCATGAATGAAAATCCTATCGTCTTCGCTCTTGCCAATCCGGATCCTGAAATAGCTTATGATCTTGCCATTGAAACCCGCAAAGATGTTATTATGGCAACGGGGAGAAGCGATTATCCTAACCAGGTAAATAACGTTCTCGGATTCCCATATATTTTCCGCGGTGCCCTGGATGTACAGGCAAAAACAATCAATGAAGCTATGAAGCTGGCTGCCGTTCATGCCATCGCTGATCTTGCCAAAGAACCGGTTCCTGAAGCGGTAATTCTTGCCTATAATCTACAAAATCTGCATTTCGGAAGAGAGTATTTTATTCCTAAACCATTTGATAATCGTTTGATTACCAAGGTTTCAAGTGCTGTTGCAAGAGCGGCTGTAGAAAGTGGCGTTGCCAGAAAAACAATGACAGATTTCGACGAGTACGAAAACAGCCTCCTCGATAGAATGGGAAGAGATGAAAAGCTGGTAAGAATGATGCAGAACAGGGCAAAAGCAAATCCTAAGAGAATCACTTTAGGAAATGCCGAAGAATATAATGTGCTGAAAGCTGCACAGATTCTCTATGAAGAAGGAATTGCCTATCCAATTCTTTTAGGTAGTAAAAAATACATCAAAGAACAGATGGAACGTTTCGGGATAGACCTTGATGTTCCCATCATTGATCCAAGTGACGACGACCAGAAGGAAAACAGAAAAAAATACAGAGAAACACTTTGGAAGCTTCGCCAAAGAAAGGGAATGAATGAATATAAAGCCAAAAGATTCGTTCGCCAGAGAGATTATTTCGGACCTTTAATGCTGAGACATGGAGACACCGATGGATTAATTGTTGGTTTCTCTAAAAACTATGTGTCTACTTTAAGACCGGTGCTGGAAGTTATTGAAAAAGATAAAGGAGTGGATAAGGTAGCGGCCATGATGATGATCCTGTCCGAAAAAAAACCGATTTTCTTTGCAGATACTTCCATCAATCAGAATCCTACGGCTGAAGATCTTGTAAATATTGCTAAAATGGCAGAGTTTACCGTAAAATCTTTTGCAATTGAACCGAGAATCGCAATGTTAGGATTTGAAAACTTCGCTGCGATTTCTGAAACTTCGAAAAAAGTAGCCAAAGCCGTAAGCATCCTGCACGAAAAGTATCCGAAAATGGTTGTAGATGGAGAAATTCAACCGGATTTTGCCATGAACTCTGATCACTTGAGCGATTATCCTTTCTCAAAACTGGGAACAACACCTGCCAATACATTCATCTTCCCAAATTTAGAAAGTGCAAATCTTTCTTATAAGATTATCAGAGGAATGAAAGTTGCACAGGTGATAGGCCCGATTCTAATGGGACTAAAACAGCCGGTTCACGTACTTCAGATGCGTTCCAGCGTAGACGAGATCGTGAATCTAGCTACCATCGCTGTTCTGGATGCGCAGAGAAGAGAAAAGAAAGATAAAAAATAA
- a CDS encoding ATPase, with the protein MVAIVDSGSTKSDWIILDEFKNVFLKAETIGFNPNFISKELIVPEIEKNTSLNSVKNSITKIYFYGSGCGVQKNCDIIIEEVGKVFTSAEIIVKEDLTAAAYAAYRGKPAIVCILGTGSNSCYFDGQNIKIQLPSLGFLVGDEGSGSAVGKQLVRRFFMQKLPQDLSCEFEQTYKLTVDEVLKNMYHSTRPNAFLADFNKFVVERKEHPYLRKMVHDEMLNFFDYQVLPYKESKDAEINFIGSIAYYYEDILRAAAAELNLHVGQIVQKPIESLVDYHIQYIL; encoded by the coding sequence ATGGTTGCTATTGTTGATAGTGGTTCTACAAAATCTGACTGGATAATTCTGGACGAATTTAAAAACGTCTTTCTGAAAGCAGAAACCATTGGCTTCAACCCGAATTTTATCAGCAAAGAACTTATCGTTCCCGAAATTGAAAAAAATACAAGCTTAAATTCCGTTAAAAACTCCATCACTAAAATATATTTCTATGGCTCAGGATGTGGTGTTCAGAAAAATTGTGATATCATTATAGAAGAAGTTGGAAAAGTCTTTACCAGTGCAGAAATCATTGTGAAAGAAGATCTCACGGCAGCAGCCTATGCGGCGTACAGGGGAAAACCCGCTATTGTTTGTATTCTTGGTACAGGTTCCAATTCATGCTATTTTGACGGCCAGAATATAAAAATCCAGTTGCCTTCCTTAGGATTTCTCGTAGGAGATGAAGGAAGCGGAAGCGCTGTCGGCAAACAGCTTGTCAGAAGATTCTTTATGCAGAAACTTCCCCAAGATCTTTCCTGTGAATTTGAACAAACGTATAAGCTGACGGTGGATGAAGTCCTGAAGAATATGTATCACAGCACACGTCCCAACGCATTCCTCGCAGATTTTAATAAATTTGTAGTAGAAAGAAAAGAACATCCGTACCTACGTAAAATGGTACATGATGAAATGCTTAATTTCTTCGACTATCAGGTTCTTCCTTACAAAGAATCAAAAGATGCCGAGATCAATTTCATCGGTTCTATTGCCTATTATTATGAAGATATTCTGCGTGCAGCTGCTGCAGAACTTAATTTACATGTAGGGCAGATCGTACAGAAACCTATTGAGAGTTTAGTCGATTACCACATTCAATATATATTATAA
- a CDS encoding GtrA family protein: protein MRDLLLRQKQVLFFIVAGGLSAVIEIGSFKLFSTVIPHFFSSEANFHGIHYPMSNIFSTSCGIVTNYFLSIWFVFERGKHSKRKEFAYFMMVSFISTFLSLGFFQIFYSYVFKDTVDVIIYSLSPEIISKIAAILLVSVLNYSIKKKIIFNG, encoded by the coding sequence ATGAGAGATTTACTATTACGGCAGAAACAGGTTTTATTCTTCATAGTGGCAGGAGGGCTGAGTGCCGTTATTGAAATTGGGAGTTTTAAACTCTTCAGTACGGTAATACCTCATTTCTTTTCCAGTGAAGCCAATTTTCATGGTATACACTATCCCATGAGTAATATTTTTTCGACAAGCTGCGGAATCGTTACCAATTATTTTCTTAGCATCTGGTTTGTTTTTGAAAGAGGAAAACACTCCAAAAGAAAAGAATTTGCGTATTTTATGATGGTTTCCTTTATATCAACTTTTTTGAGCCTCGGATTTTTTCAAATTTTTTACAGCTATGTTTTTAAAGATACAGTTGACGTGATTATTTATTCGTTAAGTCCTGAGATCATCAGTAAAATTGCTGCAATTCTGCTGGTTTCCGTTCTAAATTATTCCATCAAGAAAAAAATAATTTTTAACGGATAA
- a CDS encoding lysophospholipid acyltransferase family protein codes for MAGKILNYLWRAWLLILAFVFTLIFGLPVYLLSFSKKHYKYAYRFVRYWSYCIFYGMGLRYELTRLSGETLDKNQQYVFISNHTSIMDIMLMCILCKDHPICFVGKKELVKIPIFGTIYKRICVMVDRGSARSRADVYRRCTEKMEEGNSIVIFPEGGVPDDTSIILDEFKDGAFTLSSKHNSPIVIYTFVGLKEIFPFDNSKGYPGTAKVYFNGILYPSAPPKELKLSSFETIKKVLLKHYN; via the coding sequence ATGGCTGGAAAAATTTTAAATTATCTTTGGAGAGCATGGCTTCTGATATTAGCCTTTGTTTTTACGCTGATTTTCGGGCTTCCTGTATATCTGTTATCTTTTAGTAAAAAACATTATAAATATGCCTACCGTTTTGTAAGGTACTGGAGCTATTGTATTTTTTACGGAATGGGCCTTCGTTACGAGCTGACCAGACTTTCCGGAGAGACGCTGGACAAAAACCAGCAGTATGTATTTATCTCCAACCATACTTCTATAATGGATATTATGCTCATGTGTATTTTATGTAAGGATCATCCCATATGTTTCGTAGGCAAAAAAGAGCTGGTAAAAATCCCGATATTCGGGACGATCTATAAAAGAATATGTGTAATGGTAGACCGGGGAAGCGCAAGAAGCCGTGCCGACGTGTACCGAAGATGTACCGAAAAAATGGAGGAAGGAAACAGCATTGTTATATTCCCCGAAGGCGGTGTTCCGGATGACACTTCAATAATTTTAGATGAATTTAAAGACGGTGCTTTTACCCTTTCTTCCAAACATAATTCGCCAATTGTAATCTATACATTCGTAGGATTAAAGGAAATTTTTCCGTTTGACAATTCAAAGGGCTATCCCGGTACAGCAAAAGTGTATTTTAACGGAATTTTATACCCTTCCGCACCTCCAAAAGAGCTTAAATTGTCTTCTTTTGAGACAATAAAAAAAGTATTGCTAAAACACTATAATTAA
- a CDS encoding sugar MFS transporter, translating to MSNYSKQTNWGQFIPLVTVFFFWGFVAASNDILIPVFQKAFKLSQTESMLVQICFYVAYTVGSLIYMAVSKGIKQDLVNRIGYKNGLIVGLLISAAGTLLFYPAANLHSFPLMISGLFIVGLGFSLQQIVANPLAIEVGPAETGSQRLTMAGGINNLGTTIGPLIVSFAIFGSAAAATQDVSVESVKVPYLILGAAFVLVAIMLKFSSLPAITPTITEDTDDVVPGEHRKSAFQYPQLFMGMIAIFVYVGVEVSTASNLPAYMEKSLGFETKDVAPYISLYWASLMIGRWTGAVEAFDVSAGAKKILRFLAPYLAFGVFLLVNAIAKHDLSHFYVYGLIIIAMIICDIMSKGNPARMLLIFSVAGIAALLIGMFTKGMVSVYAFTSVGLFCSTLWPCIFALAINGLGKHTNEGSGLLIMMIMGGGIVSLIQGYVADITNIHFSYIVGVICFAYLAFYAIRVSGILKSQGIDLDKITKGSGH from the coding sequence ATGTCAAATTATTCTAAACAAACCAATTGGGGGCAATTCATCCCGTTGGTTACTGTGTTTTTCTTCTGGGGATTTGTGGCGGCAAGTAATGACATTTTGATCCCGGTTTTCCAAAAAGCTTTTAAATTATCACAAACCGAAAGTATGCTGGTGCAAATATGCTTCTATGTGGCATATACCGTAGGCTCGTTGATTTATATGGCTGTTTCCAAAGGCATAAAGCAGGATTTGGTCAACAGAATCGGATACAAAAACGGTCTTATTGTGGGACTTCTTATTTCTGCAGCAGGTACTCTGTTATTCTATCCTGCAGCCAATCTGCATTCTTTTCCGCTGATGATTTCAGGTCTTTTTATTGTAGGACTTGGTTTTTCACTGCAGCAGATTGTAGCCAACCCCTTAGCCATTGAAGTAGGGCCCGCCGAAACCGGTTCTCAGAGACTTACGATGGCAGGTGGAATTAACAATCTCGGAACGACAATAGGCCCACTTATTGTTTCTTTCGCAATTTTTGGTTCGGCAGCAGCTGCAACACAGGATGTAAGTGTTGAAAGTGTAAAAGTTCCTTATCTTATTTTAGGAGCTGCCTTTGTTCTGGTAGCCATTATGCTTAAATTTTCTTCTCTTCCGGCAATTACTCCAACCATTACTGAGGATACGGATGATGTGGTTCCCGGAGAACACAGAAAGTCGGCCTTCCAATATCCACAGCTTTTTATGGGTATGATTGCCATATTTGTATATGTAGGAGTGGAAGTTTCTACAGCGAGCAACCTTCCTGCTTATATGGAAAAAAGCCTAGGTTTTGAAACTAAAGATGTAGCACCTTATATTTCTTTGTATTGGGCTTCACTAATGATCGGACGTTGGACAGGTGCGGTAGAAGCTTTTGATGTGAGCGCGGGAGCTAAAAAAATATTACGGTTTCTGGCACCTTATCTTGCATTCGGGGTTTTCTTACTGGTAAATGCTATTGCCAAACACGATCTATCGCATTTCTACGTATATGGATTGATTATTATTGCGATGATCATCTGCGATATTATGAGTAAAGGTAATCCGGCAAGAATGCTTTTGATTTTCTCCGTTGCGGGTATTGCAGCGCTATTAATAGGAATGTTTACTAAAGGAATGGTTTCCGTATATGCTTTCACCAGCGTGGGCTTATTCTGCTCTACGCTTTGGCCGTGTATTTTTGCTTTGGCAATCAACGGTCTTGGAAAACATACCAATGAGGGTTCCGGACTTCTGATCATGATGATTATGGGAGGCGGAATTGTAAGCCTTATTCAGGGGTATGTGGCAGACATTACCAATATTCACTTTAGCTATATTGTGGGGGTAATCTGTTTTGCATATCTTGCTTTCTATGCGATACGAGTAAGCGGAATCCTGAAATCTCAGGGAATTGATCTTGATAAAATCACGAAAGGCAGTGGTCACTAA
- a CDS encoding DUF3810 domain-containing protein encodes MISFFEHFFEIQKRFHQLIFSWIAFSFGDVLYIFMGIFLIYQIARCFREARRKRALLQILICLNIFYFLYQVFWGMLYFQTPIIKKLNSQEKPTIEKAKILALKYLQKCKETRKLAHEDSNGIFIIKNLNAVQKEILKRQTMLPENISDKTASEINSFKPSIFKNVMSFTGILGYYNPFTAEAQFNSQLPNTLIPFTSAHESSHQLGFAREQEANFVGYLIGINSNNVELRYSTEYFTLKSLLNYILDKDPSFVKSVLKNYSPAMKRDRAYEKAFIIKHQGLLDDFFGFTNNLFLKSNQQEGSVTYSYFINLLLNYEKV; translated from the coding sequence ATGATTTCTTTTTTTGAGCATTTCTTTGAAATTCAAAAGAGATTTCATCAGCTTATTTTTTCATGGATTGCTTTTTCTTTCGGAGATGTGCTTTATATTTTTATGGGGATATTTCTCATTTACCAGATTGCGAGATGCTTCAGGGAAGCGAGAAGGAAAAGAGCTTTGTTACAAATTCTTATCTGTCTTAATATTTTCTACTTTCTTTATCAGGTCTTTTGGGGAATGCTGTACTTCCAGACTCCGATTATTAAAAAACTTAATTCACAGGAGAAACCTACTATTGAAAAAGCTAAAATTTTAGCCTTAAAATACCTTCAGAAGTGTAAGGAAACAAGAAAGCTGGCCCATGAAGATTCCAATGGAATTTTCATCATTAAAAATCTGAATGCGGTACAAAAGGAAATCCTTAAGCGTCAGACGATGCTTCCTGAAAACATTTCAGATAAAACCGCTTCTGAAATCAATTCTTTTAAACCTAGTATTTTTAAAAACGTGATGAGCTTTACCGGAATTTTGGGATACTACAACCCTTTTACAGCCGAAGCTCAATTCAATTCACAACTGCCTAATACTTTAATCCCTTTTACATCAGCTCATGAAAGTTCCCATCAGTTGGGTTTTGCAAGAGAACAAGAAGCCAATTTTGTAGGATACTTAATCGGAATTAATTCTAACAATGTAGAACTCCGTTATAGTACGGAATATTTTACACTGAAAAGCTTATTGAATTATATCTTAGATAAAGATCCGTCTTTTGTAAAATCTGTATTAAAAAATTATTCCCCTGCGATGAAAAGAGACCGGGCCTACGAAAAGGCATTTATTATAAAACATCAGGGATTATTAGATGATTTCTTCGGATTTACCAACAATCTTTTTCTGAAATCCAATCAGCAGGAAGGATCAGTTACCTATTCTTATTTCATCAATCTTCTTCTTAATTACGAAAAGGTATAA
- a CDS encoding lantibiotic dehydratase has translation MKKDPVFLEALYLLSPKQYDKISNSFSQKKIFPLKNFRSSNKHYRRSGRCTPLGLFSGVGLGWFNKLSTTIAVPEKIRDQIDMHFLAFCS, from the coding sequence ATTAAAAAAGATCCTGTTTTTCTGGAAGCGCTTTATCTTCTGTCACCAAAACAGTACGATAAAATCAGTAATAGTTTCAGTCAGAAAAAGATTTTCCCTCTAAAGAATTTCAGAAGCTCAAATAAACATTACAGAAGAAGCGGCCGTTGTACACCCTTAGGATTATTTTCGGGAGTAGGGTTGGGATGGTTCAACAAGCTCAGCACCACAATTGCAGTTCCAGAAAAAATACGGGATCAAATTGATATGCACTTTCTTGCTTTTTGCTCATGA
- a CDS encoding prolyl oligopeptidase family serine peptidase — protein MKYIFTFLIFCNQILFSQKQKVIKPLPSTDQYFETKIIDEYRNLENVKDSSVIGWMKEQNNYTNAILKAIPSRQYLIDKLDEMDSKNEYSISYLQITDNDKYFYIKRQVKENVQKLYLRNGFDAREELLFTPADYKKNNKEYVINYIKPNYDGSKIVVALTEGGKEIGEMIIVDVEKKVILPYTITNCWPSDGGGVSWLPDNDSFIYLHYPIVDNKSDSFLKNMASVVYKIGSDPKIIRPILSKKDYPELNLKEEDFPIVSINKNNHNYLIAKIGGVANFSDTYFADFSELNNKRISWKTLYKKEDKIVDYTLVKDNLYYVSAKDAKNNFVAHTSLKKPDFLKAEIIIPEMEDEVIGSVYSIKDGLFVTTTKNGVESKLYFYTSQAKLNEIVLPIPSGNIKLTTKSNNYSDIWVTCSGWINADKRYKYNVSENKFTSENINTIIEFADFKHIKVLETTVKSHDGKDIPLSIIYNKELNPKEKLPLLVLGYGAYANSYNPFYAKIALLWVIKGGIVAYTHVRGGGEKGEEWHLGGFKKTKPNSWKDFISCIEYMHEKGYSSPSKTAIWGSSAGGIVMGRTMTEKPDLIKAVIIAAGTLNTIRMETAPNGPNNIKEFGTVKNKDEFGYLYEMDSYHHIKKGTKYPATLITGGYNDPRVPIWISAKFAAKLMADNTSKNPVLIKVDFDGGHGIDNTKKKAYEDIADIFAFAFWQLGHPDYQPKENTKK, from the coding sequence ATGAAATATATATTCACATTTTTGATCTTTTGCAATCAAATTTTATTTTCTCAAAAACAAAAAGTAATTAAACCATTACCATCAACCGATCAATATTTTGAAACTAAAATAATCGATGAATATAGAAACCTTGAGAATGTAAAAGATTCGTCTGTAATAGGTTGGATGAAAGAACAGAATAATTATACGAATGCTATTTTAAAGGCTATTCCGTCTCGTCAGTATTTGATTGACAAGCTTGACGAGATGGATAGTAAAAATGAATATTCTATTTCTTATTTACAAATTACAGATAATGATAAATATTTTTATATAAAAAGACAGGTCAAAGAAAATGTTCAAAAATTGTATTTAAGAAATGGATTTGATGCCAGAGAAGAATTACTATTTACGCCTGCAGACTACAAAAAGAATAACAAAGAATATGTCATTAATTATATAAAACCCAATTATGACGGATCTAAAATTGTCGTTGCTTTAACCGAGGGAGGAAAAGAAATTGGAGAAATGATTATTGTTGATGTTGAGAAAAAAGTTATTTTACCTTATACAATCACCAACTGTTGGCCGTCTGACGGGGGCGGAGTTTCATGGCTACCTGATAATGATAGTTTTATTTATCTGCATTACCCAATAGTAGATAATAAATCTGATTCATTTTTAAAAAACATGGCATCTGTGGTATATAAAATCGGTAGTGACCCTAAGATAATTCGTCCAATATTATCAAAAAAAGACTATCCAGAACTGAATTTAAAAGAAGAGGACTTTCCTATTGTTTCAATTAATAAGAATAATCATAATTATCTAATAGCAAAAATTGGAGGAGTAGCCAATTTTTCGGATACATATTTTGCTGATTTTTCAGAATTAAACAATAAACGTATTAGTTGGAAAACTCTGTATAAAAAAGAGGATAAAATTGTTGATTATACACTAGTAAAAGATAACTTGTATTATGTGAGTGCTAAAGACGCAAAAAATAATTTTGTTGCACACACATCTCTAAAAAAACCAGACTTCTTGAAGGCTGAAATAATTATACCCGAAATGGAAGATGAAGTAATTGGTTCTGTATATTCTATAAAAGATGGATTATTCGTTACGACAACAAAAAATGGAGTAGAATCTAAATTGTATTTTTATACTTCACAGGCAAAACTTAATGAAATAGTTTTACCAATTCCTTCAGGTAATATAAAGTTAACAACAAAATCAAATAACTACTCTGATATATGGGTTACTTGTTCCGGTTGGATTAACGCAGATAAGAGATATAAATACAATGTTTCTGAAAATAAATTTACTTCCGAAAATATAAATACTATTATAGAATTTGCTGATTTTAAACATATTAAAGTTCTTGAAACAACTGTGAAATCTCATGATGGAAAAGATATTCCTTTATCAATTATATATAATAAAGAATTAAATCCAAAGGAGAAATTACCTTTACTGGTTTTAGGTTATGGAGCATATGCTAATTCCTATAATCCTTTTTATGCTAAAATAGCTTTGTTATGGGTTATAAAAGGAGGGATTGTAGCATATACACATGTAAGAGGAGGTGGAGAAAAAGGGGAAGAGTGGCATTTAGGAGGATTCAAGAAAACAAAACCTAATTCATGGAAGGACTTTATTTCGTGTATTGAATACATGCATGAAAAAGGATATTCAAGTCCAAGTAAAACAGCCATTTGGGGAAGCAGTGCAGGAGGAATAGTAATGGGTAGAACTATGACAGAAAAGCCAGACTTGATAAAAGCAGTAATTATAGCTGCAGGAACTTTGAACACCATTCGAATGGAAACAGCTCCAAATGGCCCAAATAATATAAAAGAATTTGGAACAGTCAAAAATAAAGATGAATTTGGTTATTTGTATGAAATGGACTCTTATCACCATATTAAAAAAGGGACAAAATATCCTGCAACACTTATAACGGGAGGATATAATGATCCGAGAGTGCCCATATGGATATCAGCAAAATTTGCAGCTAAACTAATGGCTGATAATACTTCAAAGAACCCTGTTTTAATTAAAGTAGATTTTGATGGGGGACATGGAATAGACAATACTAAGAAAAAAGCTTATGAAGATATAGCTGATATCTTTGCTTTCGCATTTTGGCAGTTAGGACACCCCGATTACCAGCCCAAAGAAAACACAAAAAAATAA